In Plasmodium vinckei vinckei genome assembly, chromosome: PVVCY_13, a single genomic region encodes these proteins:
- a CDS encoding GTPase-activating protein, putative produces MKETNDDVKDFVSEIRKIETWKYINEETKTLFYLKKIIQEEIIMLKFTNNEKSCLIKENKNESLKTDNKMLKPKDSNVSKSKLSSFLDSTISYDNYFNLKKPHKKNVTTLIKNDKFEKKQIKNNLIKGENEHNVYNKYNHNEIKEDLINIDNFTNFEIVNDNFKKEYAPIILKLNNYNISPNHNPKTPENKSPNYNELNNYYTNENLTYNQIEDEPMKSNEENCFDIFKREICNSDENDISIYKSSPEKNEISPSVKNKISFNFDNVSENDYDIKKRENESGIGNIDSDCNSEENAIFKSEKKGIYYKYIQKKKNRLDKKGLMNISQNENIAHSNNSKNDEGLSSNMCRIPLFNNHTGTYISNDLILKKQAFMSMTLSQKKMYFEEHSKKINSIIKNEIIKGIPDYLRGFVWQILLQSYAYKDRNFVEKNVNNNENPPEDSNRSNECEKGYKYYLSINNKYESSIKKDVNRTYPKHILFKNNYEKGQKILFNVLKAYSNYNKDLGYCQGMAFIVATFILYMSEEDSFYMLIALLDKYKLNDLFSSSMPLLNEYLYILDKLLLHFFPKIYNHLEKENVHSSMYASQWFITLFSYNINILYAIRIWDYFFIHNYTFLFKVALAFFKLQEEEILKESFEEILNRLKVLSNHVELDMLLKTALDIKIKNGLISKIVSEYKSQNVGLHYQG; encoded by the coding sequence atgaaggaAACAAATGACGATGTTAAGGATTTTGTGTCGGAAATTCGGAAAATTGAAACatggaaatatattaatgaagaaacgaaaactttattttatttgaaaaaaattattcaaGAAGAAATTATAATGCTAAAATTTACTAACAACGAAAAATCATgtttaataaaagaaaataaaaatgaaagccTAAAGACAGACAATAAAATGCTAAAACCAAAGGATTCAAATGTAAGTAAAAGTAAATTGTCTAGTTTTCTGGATTCTACCATATCTTATGATAACTATTTTAACTTAAAGAAACcgcataaaaaaaatgtgacAACACTGATAAAGAAtgataaatttgaaaaaaaacaaataaaaaataatttgataaAGGGGGAGAATGAACATAATGtttacaataaatataatcataACGAGATAAAAGAagatttaattaatatagaCAATTTTACTAATTTCGAAATAGttaatgataattttaaaaaggaaTATGCTCCTATAATATTGAAATTAAATAACTATAATATTTCCCCTAATCATAATCCAAAAACAcctgaaaataaaagtcctaattataatgaacttaataattattataccAACGAAAACTTAACATATAATCAAATCGAAGATGAACCTATGAAAAGCAATGAAGAAAATtgttttgatatttttaagaGGGAAATTTGCAATAGTGATGAAAACGATATTtctatttataaaagtaGCCCtgagaaaaatgaaataagcCCAAGtgtgaaaaataaaatatcttttaattttgataatgTATCTGAAAATGATTATGACATTAAAAAGAGAGAAAATGAAAGTGGGATTGGAAATATAGATAGCGATTGTAATAGCGAAGAAAATGCCATTTTCAAAAGTGAAAAGAAGggtatttattataaatacatacaaaaaaagaaaaatagaTTAGATAAAAAAGGGCTTATGAACATTtcacaaaatgaaaacattGCCCATTctaataattcaaaaaatgatgaaggTCTAAGTTCTAACATGTGTAGAATACCCTTATTTAATAATCACACAGGCACATATATTTCTAATGacttaattttaaaaaagcaaGCATTCATGAGTATGACGCTatctcaaaaaaaaatgtattttgaAGAacatagtaaaaaaataaacagtataataaagaatgaaataattaaagGTATTCCTGATTATTTAAGAGGGTTTGTGTGGCAAATATTACTTCAATCATATGCATACAAGGATAGAAATtttgttgaaaaaaatgtaaataataatgaaaatccCCCAGAGGATAGTAATCGGAGTAACGAATGTGAAAAAgggtataaatattatctaagcataaacaataaatatgaaagtTCTATTAAAAAGGATGTCAATAGAACATATcctaaacatatattatttaaaaataattatgaaaaaggacaaaaaatattatttaatgttttaaaagCATATAGTAATTATAACAAAGATTTAGGATACTGTCAAGGAATGGCTTTTATAGTTGcaacatttatattatatatgagtGAAGAAGattctttttatatgttaatTGCATTActagataaatataaattaaatgatttattttcttctagTATGCCTttattaaatgaatatttatatatattagataaattattattacatttttttccaaaaatatataaccatttagaaaaagaaaatgtcCATTCAAGTATGTATGCGTCTCAATGGTTTATAACacttttttcttataacataaatattttatatgcaaTACGAATATgggattatttttttatacataattatacttttctttttaaagTAGCTcttgcattttttaaattacaagaagaagaaatacTAAAGGAATCATTTGAAGAAATACTAAATAGACTTAAGGTATTATCAAACCATGTTGAATTAGATATGTTGCTTAAAACTGCTttggatataaaaataaaaaatggctTGATTAGCAAAATTGTATCTGAATATAAATCACAAAATGTGGGATTACACTACCAAGGCTAA
- a CDS encoding translation initiation factor eIF-2B subunit gamma, putative, producing MTSVNQSRAPSGAFVEFQVVILTNDENGFSSELSENTCKGLLKVSNRCMIYYIVKNIIEQKLKYITIVVNNKYYDDMVKYINEEFPDNYKSDDKKNNNSYCIDIEPYTTDGNEEIGSIQSLLHIKDKIKSDFIVVNTDILGFVDFHSLANLFRGENALCALLLLEENDVNNNNKKKKEITEEYLNLENNVWVCIDKNSKVVSIADAVTMKQDGKLKIPKINLLRHKKFILKTDLVDSHVYIFKNYVLDIIEKKKNFSKYYNESEFKFNMYKTLISEYSAEQSQNENAGNEINTNGTTNMNENVENVVCYVQPKMNGFCQRINNIPNFFKANLLFCVTRHEQLKDVVPPYFFFLPSDKVQSYKDCIIGSGFEHEESISLKKSVLGKNVKIKKNSNINRSICMDNITINEGCQIQNSIICNHVVIEENCKLIDCIVRENCVIEKNSIYEKETLPLFIS from the exons ATGACAAGTGTAAACCAATCGAGAGCGCCTTCTGGGGCCTTCGTTGAATTTCAAGTTGTGATATTAACAAACGATGAAAATGGGTTTTCATCTGAATTAAGTGAAAATACATGTAAGGGTTTGTTGAAAGTTAGTAATAGGTGtatgatttattatatagttaaaaatataatagaaCAAAAACTTAAATATATCACAATCGTAGTTaataacaaatattatgatgatatggtaaaatatatcaatgaAGAATTTCctgataattataaatcggatgataagaaaaataataatagttatTGTATAGATATAGAGCCATATACTACCGATGGTAATGAAGAAATAGGATCTATTCAATCGTTGCTTcatataaaagataaaattaag TCTGATTTTATAGTTGTTAATACGGATATCCTTGGCTTCGTTGATTTCCATTCCTTAGCAA aTTTATTTCGCGGGGAAAATGCTTTATGTGCTTTGTTACTACTCGAAGAAAATGATGtcaataacaataataaaaaaaaaaaagaaattacagaagaatatttaaatttagaaaataatgtatgGGTATgcattgataaaaatagtaaagtTGTGAGTATAGCTGATGCAGTAACCATGAAACAAGatggaaaattaaaaattccaaaaataaatttattacgacataaaaaatttatattaaaaacagACTTGGTAGATAgccatgtatatatttttaaaaattatgtattagatataattgaaaaaaaaaaaaacttttcTA aATATTATAACGAATCCGAGTTCAAGTTCAACATGTACAAGACACTAATTAGTGAGTATTCTGCTGAGCAATCCCAAAACGAAAATGCCGGAAATGAAATTAATACAAACGGAACGACTAATATG AATGAAAATGTTGAAAACGTTGTTTGCTACGTCCAACCCAAAATGAATGGCTTTTGTCAGagaattaataatattcctAACTTTTTTAAGGCAAACTTATTG TTTTGCGTGACCCGACACGAACAATTAAAGGACGTCGTACCCCCctacttttttttccttccTAGTGATAAAGTTCAATCC TATAAAGATTGCATAATTGGAAGCGGATTCGAGCATGAGGAAAGTATTAGTTTGAAAAAATCAGTCCTTG gtaaaaatgtaaaaataaaaaaaaattcaaatataaatagatCAATTTGCATGGACAATATAACCATTAACGAAGGTTGTCAAATCCAAAATTCGATAATCTGCAACCATGTTGTTATTGAAGAGAACTGTAAG CTGATCGATTGTATAGTTCGAGAAAATTGtgttattgaaaaaaacagTATTTATGAAAAGGAAACCCTACCCCTATTcatttcataa
- a CDS encoding RNA-binding protein, putative, whose product MESNENDHNEVKSKSEESYDERDRKHRSHIGRHSKRDNSRKRSRSRSDRRNSSNANNDDDSKSDRRRKKRSDAKSESNENSDDSGSEKSNHSSSDEHRRRRRRSRERRESRRSIERDNSRGRHSRRDRDRDRDRDRDRDRDRDRDRDRDGRRKRRPRLNRNISSSHERSRSRERRRRRLQAECIRRSGGFKKLADMEGHETTNVFWDGFQWVAKTNNNNNQLDPAVMNSTRKLRRLYFGNLPLHLGLTENAFQEIVWDEMKKRKFCNNENINPVLYVWFAKDKGNYGFVEFSTVEETEKALTMDGMLCKGVAIKISRPNDYSTNSVKHNQSILINKQNVNLLAALSANLQAGIPGSVNVTDNMNFTNLYGNKPLPPPGAPPGPPPLSTLKEMNDQNIQTKYLRVLEIVSPETINDEDYESILDDIKDGFHSQGIIINAVLINKEYSKNTPFNAGDVIIEFENTNSVDNSIITMSNRKYEGKPIRMSKMDENTYNTYITPIIEKIYDKKK is encoded by the exons ATGGaatcaaatgaaaatgatcaTAATGAAGTTAAAAGTAAATCTGAAGAAAGTTATGACGAAAGGGATCGCAAGCACAGATCACACATAGGACG CCATTCAAAAAGGGACAACTCCCGAAAAAGGAGTCGGTCAAGATCGGATCGAAGAAACTCATCGAATGCAAATAATGACGATGATTCTAAAAGTGATAGACgacgaaaaaaaagaagtgATGCAAAATCAGAGAGCAATGAAAATTCAGATGATAGCGGTTCAGAAAAATCAAACCATAGTAGTTCTGATGAACatagaagaagaagaagacgTAGCAGAGAAAGAAGAGAAAGTCGAAGAAGTATAGAACGAGATAATAGTCGAGGAAGGCATAGCCGACGAGACCGAGACAGAGACAGAGATAGAGATAGGGATCGGGACCGAGATAGAGACCGCGATCGTGACCGAGATGGACGAAGGAAAAGAAGACCCAGACtaaatagaaatatatcATCATCTCATGAAAGATCAAGATCAAGAgaaagaagaagaagaagattACAAGCTGAATGTATAAGAAGATCAGGaggttttaaaaaattagcaGATATGGAAGGACATGAAACTACAAATGTTTTTTGGGATGGTTTTCAATGGGTAgctaaaacaaataataataataatcaatTAGATCCAGCTGTTATGAATTCAACAAGAAAACTACGAAGATTATATTTTGGAAATTTGCCACTCCATTTAGGATTAACTGAAAATGCATTTCAAGAAATAGTATGGGatgaaatgaaaaaaagaaaattttgtaataatgaaaatataaatcctgttttatatgtttgGTTTGCTAAAGATAAAGGAAATTATGGTTTTGTTGAATTTTCAACTGTTGAAGAAACAGAAAAAGCTTTAACAATGGATGGTATGTTATGTAAAGGCGTtgcaataaaaatatcacGTCCTAATGATTACTCTACAAATTCAGTCAAGCATAATCAAAGCATcttaattaataaacaaaatgttAATTTACTTGCTGCACTTAGTGCCAATTTACAAGCCGGAATACCAGGTTCTGTCAATGTCACAgataatatgaattttaCAAACttatatggaaataaaCCACTACCTCCCCCTGGTGCTCCCCCAGGACCCCCACCTTTATCAACTCTCAAAGAAATGAATGatcaaaatatacaaacaaaatatttacgaGTTTTAGAAATTGTATCTCCTGAAACAATTAATGATGAAGATTATGAATCCATATTAGATGATATAAAAGATGGATTTCATAGTCAaggaattattataaatgctgttttaataaataaagaatattcAAAGAATACTCCATTTAATGCTGGTGATGTAATTATtgaatttgaaaatacaaattcAGTTGATAATAGTATCATTACTATGTCTAATAGAAAATATGAGGGAAAGCCAATACGTATGTCTAAGATGGATGAAAATACTTacaatacatatataactccgataattgaaaaaatatacgataaaaaaaaatga
- a CDS encoding WD repeat-containing protein, putative — protein MTQINIKEFDIYAAFQNEGYISSIDVLNNIIATTDTKNIIKIYDINEKKEKLTYKIEDIVINDIKLLKSFLEGNEETSTNFEIKECLFSAYENRKKSKIYHFDILNKKTIHIFEFPNEITDNSFALHPNTHIFIVSLKSKELLIYHIQNKSLLFNIKIQNEHCIANYNKTGIIYAYTPNINMIYLCSCFGDDYNDEYFANFDISKITDNKNICTHIDFSVDEKKMLVATKYNNIYTLDAYTGDLLYSYNFNYENSPINLPFHISYPIYSFDSNYVLSGGKDGNLHIWDVNGDFICKKEIENNVLFIKWVYNRAAFITTSNYLLIWQMPRKN, from the exons ATGACTCAAATAAACATTAAAGA atttgatatatatgcaGCTTTTCAAAATGAGGGATATATATCGAGTATAGACGTGCTAAACAATATAATTGCTACAACagatacaaaaaatattataaaaatatatgatataaatgaaaaaaaagaaaagttaacatataaaattgaagATATAGTTATTAatgatattaaattattgaaAAGTTTTTTAGAAGGAAACGAAGAAACTTCCACaaattttgaaattaaAGAATGTTTATTTAGCGCATATGAAAATAGGAAAAAAAGTAAGatatatcattttgatatattaaacaaaaaaacaatacaCATATTTGAATTTCCAAATGAAATTACTGATAACAGTTTTGCATTACATCCtaatacacatatatttatagtatCATTAAAAAGCAAAgaattgttaatatatcatatacaaaataaatcattattatttaatataaaaattcaaaatgaACATTGTATAGCTAACTATAATAAAACAGgaattatatatgcctACACCcctaatataaatatgatttatttatgtagtTGTTTTGGAGATGATTATAATGATGAATATTTTGCTAATTTtgatatttcaaaaataacagacaataaaaatatatgtactCATATTGATTTTTCTGttgacgaaaaaaaaatgcttgTAGCTaccaaatataataatatttacacaTTGGATGCATATACAGGagatttattatattcttataattttaattatgaaAACAGTCCTATAAATTTGCCATTTCACATATCATACCCAATTTACTCGTTTGATTCGAATTACGTACTATCGG GCGGAAAAGATGGGAACCTCCACATATGGGATGTAAATGGCGATTTTATATGCAAGAAAGAAATCGAAAATAATGTTTTGTTCATTAAATGGGTATATAACAGAGCCGCATTTATAACAA CTAGCaactatttattaatatggcAAATGccaagaaaaaattaa